A window of the Macrobrachium rosenbergii isolate ZJJX-2024 chromosome 43, ASM4041242v1, whole genome shotgun sequence genome harbors these coding sequences:
- the LOC136829067 gene encoding LOW QUALITY PROTEIN: cilia- and flagella-associated protein 52 (The sequence of the model RefSeq protein was modified relative to this genomic sequence to represent the inferred CDS: inserted 1 base in 1 codon), which produces MKEAKETQRARRSSGRSRTPKDLQLLSAIGFSGKVVNGLHLHKDQGLVYPVGVGVGIWDRAHGRHSILHAHNRPVTALAVSKSGKLIVSAQNSDPGCLAKVVVWDYAKREEIGSYTVHREEIASVDISAEDHYVVSLGGLLDGYLVLWHVETRKPICSVTAGEPGLGTPTLLHAAPITPTLMIVGGLALLRAWTLQLSNNRLTPTPIQVGLLERNYTGLQIDDREKFLYAATTTGDVVKIRLNMEGGKAVSGGPILLAVMAPKPMKGPGVPKLSRAATPVIQAFLVISGDDFLVGDXGGSVRAYRQDGDMDEEGRPVQPPSTRAHGTVKYTHPKDPTRPLLKQLWSVDLGSPVTSLSLVGDTLIAGTFNSEIRQMQLLFKALPMALGARIGSGHNNRNSSKAGKNIHEGRSKKTIKQTQFSDENVVKIVLSEIAPEPELLSTCHSEPIYDVTFPSGVGELVVTGGEGGVRVWNVRSLEEVLRVQLPGLICCCCHVTHTLQIIVSGWSDGRLRGLGAESGRVMWVVDDAHYGGVNTVVALRNGRVVSGGCDGRVRVWAHEGLGMRMLASQKEHRGEVTHLSLDASQSRVLSCSGDGTCILWDLPSLERVYNLTAHTVFLGGTILSSGEMATVGSDGSVLVWERHDGALLADLPTSTKPITSISSTADDGTLVTAGEDAVVRVWNWNKGRVSHEGRGHSGSITRVSLSPDGKVLATVGKDGALLFWKMP; this is translated from the exons GTAAAGTTGTGAACGGGCTCCACCTGCACAAAGATCAAGGTCTGGTGTATCCTGTAGGAGTTGGAGTTGGCATATGGGACCGTGCACACGGGCGACACTCCATTTTGCACGCTCACAATCGTCCAGTGACGGCTCTTGCTGTGTCAAAATCTGGGAAACTTATCGTTTCGGCGCAGAACAGCGACCCTGGATGCTTG GCCAAAGTTGTGGTGTGGGATTATGCCAAGAGAGAGGAAATAGGAAGCTACACAGTCCACCGTGAGGAGATAGCTAGCGTGGATATTTCAGCAGAAGATCATTATGTCGTCAGTCTTGGCGGGCTACTGGATGGATACCTCGTCCTGTGGCATGTGGAGACCAGGAAACCAATCTGCA GTGTGACTGCAGGAGAGCCTGGGCTAGGAACTCCAACACTGCTCCATGCAGCACCTATCACGCCAACGTTGATGATTGTGGGTGGGCTGGCGCTGCTCCGGGCGTGGACTCTTCAGCTTTCAAACAATAGACTGACCCCGACGCCTATTCAAGTTGGTCTTTTGGAGAGGAATTACACTGGCCTTCAG ATAGATGATCGAGAGAAATTTCTGTATGCCGCCACTACTACGGGAGACGTCGTTAAAATACGACTGAATATGGAGGGAGGCAAAG CTGTGTCAGGCGGTCCTATTCTGTTAGCAGTGATGGCACCAAAGCCGATGAAAGGCCCAGGTGTTCCAAAGCTTTCTCGAGCTGCAACACCAG tcattcaggCATTCTTGGTCATAAGTGGCGACGACTTTCTGGTGGGCG ATGGGGGATCTGTACGAGCGTACAGACAGGATGGAGACATGGACGAAGAGGGACGCCCAGTTCAGCCTCCTTCCACTCGCGCCCACGGTACTGTTAAATACACCCACCCCAAAGATCCTACAAGGCCCCTACTGAAGCAG CTTTGGAGCGTGGACTTAGGATCACCCGTGACTTCCCTGAGTCTGGTGGGGGACACTTTAATAGCAGGCACCTTCAACTCTGAGATACGCCAGATGCAGCTTCTGTTCAAGGCTCTTCCAATGGCCCTGGGAGCTCGCATAGGTTCAGGTCACAACAACCGGAATTCGTCGAAAGCGGGGAAAAACATACACGAAGGAAGAAGCAAGAAAACGATCAAGCAAACACAGTTCAGTGACGAGAATGTCGTGAAGATAGTTTTGTCTGAAATTGCCCCTGAACCAGAACTGTTGTCCACGTGCCATTCAGAGCCTATTTATGATGTCACATTTCCAAG CGGTGTGGGAGAGCTGGTGGTGAccggaggggaagggggtgtgaGAGTATGGAATGTCCGCTCCCTGGAAGAAGTGTTGAGAGTCCAGCTTCCAGGTCTCATCTGCTGCTGCTGTCACGTCACTCACACGCTTCAGATCATTGTTAGTG GATGGAGTGATGGCCGCCTCCGTGGGCTCGGCGCTGAAAGTGGGCGTGTAATGTGGGTTGTCGACGATGCCCATTACGGGGGCGTGAACACTGTCGTCGCACTGCGCAATGGAAGAGTCGTATCCGGAGGCTGTGACGGACGG GTCCGCGTCTGGGCGCACGAGGGCCTGGGCATGCGCATGCTGGCGTCGCAGAAGGAGCACAGGGGCGAAGTGACGCATTTGTCACTAGACGCTTCTCAGAGCAGAGTCCTGTCCTGCAGCGGAGATGGAACGTGCATCCTCTGGGATCTTCC ATCTCTAGAACGTGTGTATAACCTGACGGCACACACAGTTTTCCTTGGAGGAACGATTCTGAGCAGCGGCGAGATGGCAACTGTTGGCAGCGACGGATCTGTACTTGTATGGGAGCGGCATGATGGCGCTCTGTTGGCAGATTTACCCACTTCAACAAAACCAATTACTTCTATTTCTTCTACCGCTGATGATGGAACCCTTGTGACAGCTGGAGAAGACGCTGTTGTCAGG GTTTGGAACTGGAACAAAGGTCGCGTGAGCCACGAAGGGAGAGGCCACAGCGGCTCAATCACTCGCGTCAGCCTGTCTCCCGACGGAAAAGTGCTTGCGACCGTTGGGAAGGATGGGGCGCTGCTCTTCTGGAAAATGCCTTGA